The Branchiostoma floridae strain S238N-H82 chromosome 3, Bfl_VNyyK, whole genome shotgun sequence genomic sequence acgttatatgtcaaATTAAACTTATTCGGtgaaaaatgagcctgttacaAATAAAACCAATGTCATTTTGGACTTCCACTCGTTCTACAACTGGACAACAGATAGATAGCAGACAGATAATAGTCCAAATTCTATCCAGTCATAGAGATTTCCTACCTGATTGACCCGTACTACTACATGTCTAACCTTAATCAGAGTTGGACATGCGGCTTGGCAGGTTGGAGTTGGCTTGTGATTGATGACCGTAATACATAGGGTAATCACGCAATCCTGTCCTGGTGGCCATTACAAATAGTAATTCACCCGGTGACCAAATGGTCGGCCTATAGGCTAAATACTATAAAGATTGTAATGAGATAGAGAGAAGCGAGGTGGACAAGTTTGTCCTTATTCGTTATTGAGCAAATATAAAGAGATTGTGTGGAAAAAAATACTCCAGTGTATGGGATGTCAGTTAAATGATGGTAACGATACTGGAAACATATTGTACTAAAGCCACAGCATCTAATtcgatacgccaaaaagcagttacgcaagcaactggatatgattttggaaaggtCATGAGTATggtttgcaaaatcatatctagttccCTGAGTTACTGCTTTTTGTCGTATCTTATTTCCTGGATATCTAAACTTCATGTGTAAGGATAGATTTATTGAGATAGTATGGTTGCTTCCGCAAGTAACCGTGCAACACTGTTATTCTCTAGAATGGCCGAGAAGCAATGATTACCACCAGAACAGCAGGTCGAGCACCCCTGTAGTGAATTAGCTTTGGAACCCGTCGGCCCCACTGTACTCGGGGGACCGACGGAGATAGTTAACCTAAGAGGTTGTATGTCAAGGGAACATATGTTATGGAGGTCACGGTACCTGTCACTTGTACTTAAGAAGCTGCGGCGGTAGCACTTGGGAAAGCCCCTAGCgttccttgtttgttttggaTAACAACTACTTGTCGAACACTGCTCATGCTCGAAAGACGTTGACTGATATTATTGATTATTGCGAGGACCAAATTGGGGAAGTCCCGTATCCCACATTTACCGGTTGCAAAGGACACGAACCCATCACCAATTATCCAAAGGTTGGGGCCAAACTCACTATTAATGGGACTTTTATTAGAGGAAAAGCGAGTTAACCACGATTTCTGCTTCGAAATGTCCGTCAAAACTGACAGTAAGAACtcaaaatgataaatgagaaATACCAAAACCGATTTGTGTTGACCAATGGCCGATTGCATTTTATATCGTTTCGGACCAAATTTGGGTGGAGGCGGACACCAAAATCTAGGAAATAAAAGTTGGGAAACACTTAGCAAGAAGAAGAGTTTTTGGGCCTAAGGGCCACACACTGCCTCGCCTGAAGAATCTGTCGGCGACTTGAGCGGTTCTGGAAACTTTGTAGGAATTCTACCCTGCTTTCCCTGGAGCTACCGATACCGCAGAGACTATCTGGAACTGTCGGTGATGAACTGAATAAACCTCGGCGATCGAACATTTTGCGGGCCCCGGCCTTTCACTCGAGTCTACACAGCAGTTGGTGGCTCTAGAGACCTTGTCCTAGGGCCTCCATGAGGACCGTCAGAGAACAGACAACTTCTGGCAACCTTACACATGGACGTAATGTTTGATTCCGTAAATGTATATTACGTTTTATCTGTCTACTTTTCTATTTTCATATCTTCGGCAGAGACGTGTGGACGCTCCTCTGTGAATCCATTTACGTCATCAAGTCACGAGGTGGTGCTGGTGTTCCGCAGCGACGGTTCTGTGCAGGGAAACGGCTTCAACATCACGTACACATGTAGGTTCCACATGCACTTCACTTGTATTCCGTTAGAGGCGTAGGTGAGCCCCACTTTTTCATAGTCACATTTCGTAAAACGACGCCCATGTAATAAGTCATGCAGATTTTATGCAGACTCTATACGTCATTTTATGTATGAGTATCATTATTGACTACTCAGGCaatttaaggcctgtgacacccgCAGATTCTCCAGTCTAGCAGTTATATGGCCGTAACTTTCGATGTAACTATCAGTTTTCAACAAAATTTGGCCAGTAGACGTAATTCaaccatattcaaaatatgatgacaagaaaattgtggatcctgaatattttgggctaaaaaaataattttttggtaaaaaatagtgATGCTATTAAAATGTGTCTGTGCCCATAATGAAATGACTGTCTAAcagagtcatattttctggagtaacaGATTATACCTCTGTGATATCTAAAGTGCCCGGGCCTTTTGCCGCTATACATTGGTAAGACttcattttggggcaaaaacataattttttgacaattttgggGTATTTTTGGTACAAATTAACCGCATCTGgttatgtcaatatttgataaatactaggtCAATATCTTCAACATTCAACATTGATAAGTCTTaagaaaagtagttagtgtgacccatacatcgtaagtccctgttttcgcaatgtaacattacatgctGATATTGGACCGCTCTAAACTGAACGTCACGGTCCGGCGTGGTCACATGcggtcacgcagtggttcgaatttcatgttcgacaaaaattgtcacaggccttaaagtgcctGATTAGTCACTTGTCCGCTGTGATATTTGTGCCTTTTTTGCATTTTAACAATAGTACGGAAACATGTGTATGGTCTATCATATCCCCGTCAATACTACCATATATCAATTGTGTTACAATATATATCATTAAAAAGCATGTTTATTGACCTTTACAATGACCTTCACACTGTAATGATCATACATTGGGCTCCAAGGTTACTTATGTGAGTAGGTCGAAGAAAGAAGTGCCAACATTGCGAGTGTACATTCCTTGATTTATCTTGCTTGCATGAACTTGATAAATATCGTATTCATGGCACTGTGCCCTTCCAGCCAGTGGTTGTGGAAACCCCGCCATCCCCAGACTGCAGTGGGTCCTTCCCGGATCCAGGGTTGTCGGCGGGACAGTTGCCGAACCCGGCAGCTGGCCATGGCAGGTACGCCGTagtctccatcacactccgTGAATACTTTCATTGGGTTATTGAGTAATTAAAATACTGTTAGTTAATTGAATCCTAAGGTATATGATTATATATTGTTGCATTCAAAAAGTTCTCTTCCTTCTCAGCTTCGTCCTTCTTGATTTTATAAAGAagagaagaagtttatttgcgaGTTCGTGCccgggggctaattgcaagtacatggtataaacatagtagatatacaagtgacaatgcaTCATCTCTATTGTGTATCTATCCGCCGCACTTTTGTGGGTGTTGAAAATTACTCAGAAATTGACGAAATAGCTTTTCAGAGCAGGTTGCTGACTAAATGACAGAAGATGCACATTCTCTTTAACGATCTCAGCCATGCCCGGCAACACCTGCAGATTGATTAATTGTTTTTACCAGTGTGTCATTTCATGGATAAAGCACGACTAGCTGTTGTACGGTAGTGCAATATTAAGTTGCCATATGTTGTCTTGCCACCAGGTGTCTCTTCGTGCAAATGACGATGTGACCTGGCACTTCTGTGGAGGTTCCATCATCTCGGAGGAGTGGGTGGTGACGGCAGCACATTGTGTGGACGGGTAAATCTAAATCTTCTGGGCTTCTTTTTAAAAGTGACcacatttaacgttatataagcACTGAGATGTGACTAACAAATTAATTTTTNNNNNNNNNNNNNNNNNNNNNNNNNNNNNNNNNNNNNNNNNNNNNNNNNNNNNNNNNNNNNNNNNNNNNNNNNNNNNNNNNNNNNNNNNNNNNNNNNNNNNNNNNNNNNNNNNNNNNNNNNNNNNNNNNNNNNNNNNNNNNNNNNNNNNNNNNNNNNNNNNNNNNNNNNNNNNNNNNNNNNAGAAACGGAACTACAAGAACTGTTCCCTCCTTCCCCACAGTAACTACAAGCCCCTGGTTGTTGTGGGAGAACATAGCCGGGAGGACGAGGGGGATGACCCGGAGAGAGCCGTGGTGGCCACCGCCATGACCATCGCCCATCCGGACTTCTACTGGTGGACTATGGTCAATGACGTGGCCCTACTAAAGCTAGCTTCTCCGCTAACATTCAGGTACCTCTGACTCGTATTGCTGGTACAGTACCACGTTGATCCGTTTTAACAGTTACATCTCATGTACTAGAATTGACTGGATCTGCCACTTCATtaattctagtgacactgaagaagagtgctAAAATACTGTTTGGTGTACTATGTAAAGCCTAAGTCCATATTGTCACATCCTGGAATCCATTATTTAGTTTCAGTCCGTCGGCCTTAACTACTTAGCCATGGACAAGGCCAGCGGACTGGAGCTTAACACAGGATGTATGCAAGGCTTCCGGTCAGGTTTTGTACGCGAAATTGGATTGGAATCAAGACTTCAATGTAATTTCTATTTCTGTCTCCCTGCACCCCTTTCTCAGCGATCGGGTGTCTCCACTGTGCCTGGCAGATACCAGCATGGTGACGTCGCCGACCACCTTCTGTACCGTCACTGGGTGGGGCACCATGGCCGAGGGTAAGGCAAACAATATACAAGCATATTAGAAAAGATCAGATTACAAACCCAAACGCTAAACCGTTATGCCAAAAGGCTAACAGCTTTTTGGCATTGTCGGTTATGCGATCCTACTGTCATAGTACATTTCTTTCTATCCACTGCCTGGCATATAACTGTTAGTACAAAATGGCACTGCTTCGTCTTCATCTCAAACACTACCACAGATATTAAAGTGAAGTAGTCTGGCAGTAACAGTAATTTTCAGGCACGCATCTTTCttaagattttccactgtcacATAGTGCGTTTCCCTTCCGTTTCCCCCTTACCACTGCTCGCCTTTTTCGCCCAGGAGGAGACTGCTGTCCCAACGAGCTCCAGCAGGCGGATGTGCCTATAGTAGCGGACGACCACTGCCAGCAGACGTACCAGCAGCTCTTCAGGCAGAGCTTCGGACTCGTGCCGAGGGCGCGCCCGGAGAAGCACATCTGCGCGGGCTATACCGAAGGAGGCGTGGACAGCTGTCAGGTCAGCTTCTGTCTCCGCGATTGTCATTGGCGGAAGACATAAACGGCCATCCAGCCGTTTCTTGCTGGCACAAAAAAACTAAACGATTGTAAGAAAAACGTGAATCATCGTCATTCCAGAGGTCGAATGCTAGCAACTGACAGGGCAATGACCGTAATGTAAGCCAtatgatgaatgatgatgaatattCTTTATTGAGAAGACGTGTCGACATACTTCCAAAATGCAGCAATGACAGTCAACTGATGGCCTCATTGGCATATCTAAAAACATTTAAATTCCAAATACTGGTGGATAAGACAGAATTGCGAATTCAATTTCCTATTGGTGTACCCATGACCAAGAACGGACATGGGCCTTGTTTGTACGCTTGTACGTAACGTTAGATTAGCATGATGTCTTTCAAAAAGTCGAGAATCAAGAACTTGGATTGATGCAGTCTAGGTTCATGTTAAGTTTGATGTTAAGTTTGTCCTATCCTACCCAGGGTGACAGTGGCGGCCCGTTGACGTGCCAGGCCCCAGATGGAACGTACTATCAGGCGGGGGTGGTCAGCTATGGCGAAGGCTGCGGCCAAGAGAACATCCCTGGTGTATACACCCAAGTTTCCTACGTCTACGAATGGATTCGCCAAACCATCGAGGAAAATTGAGTCATTGTGACGGTTTTCATCTTAATATAATTGTGTTAGTTTTCATAGCTGTATGACTGCGGAATTAACTCTGCTAACTCTGCGAATATATGAATCTTCCGTATTGATTCTACTTATAATAGGAGGGAGTATGGCAACCTTAAAGGCGGTTGTATAGCAGATCAAACTGTAACAAAAGTTAGTTTGTGGAAATGTGGGTGTGAAGGTAAAATCTGTACAAGCATCAGGTTATAAGAAGACACAGTAGCCCTCGTCACTATGGTCATGGAGAGATTCTCAGAACTGTCGCTGGTGTGTAAGACTGAGTAAACTTCACATGTGGTGTTGTTTGCATGGGATAGAACATGTGCTGATGGAAGAACGTAAAGCTGCTCTCTGCCATTTGATTTCATCTTAACAGATTCCCGTTGTGATGACAACAGTGAAAGAAACCATCTAGAACCCGGTGTTCATTTCAGAACAAATATCAGTTGGTGCTAACAGGCAAAAGTCACCCTCTACCTCCGCAGTTCATAGGCGTGGGTGCAGTCTTCTCACTGAGATCACCAGCTGAGATTAAAGGCTTACATCTTACGTTACACAACGTGACCATGGATACTGGAAACAAATTCGTCAACAAGCATAAGTTTGCTAgtactacacatgtacacaatacaacTGCCTTTAACATAAGGTATTGTAGTCTGTGACACATAGATGCAAACATAAAGGCTCTTCATAACTGGAACATTGAAGAACTAACTATCAAGCTATGCTAATAACATGCCCTACTTGGTGGCCATACCGTAAGATACGTACATataatgttttatgtattaATTCTATTGTCCCTGAGCTACCACAAGTCCCGTTTTCGGGCCTGGATGACCATTGCCCTGTGGCCTACTGAGTGACCACCAGACTTGCCAATACCGTCACATGGCCGACCACGGGGATTCAGAGAACTGCTGGGCGACCGTTTGTAGCTGTAACAACTTGTAACGACTTTTGTAACAACTCCAAACGGTCACCTAGTAAACACTTCTAGATCTCCGACCACCTCGTGGTCAGCCATGTGACTAGCAGCCGCTGAGTCAGTGCgaggaggtttaacctccttggt encodes the following:
- the LOC118412476 gene encoding chymotrypsinogen B-like, with product MKCRALQLCIVAVLPLLVLSQRRGSPKTAPGVDSGDEECSGVYRGDVGSILSPGWPQVYPNNQFCVYHVSVTPGRTVTVTINSVDLQERRRRKGKRKKKQRGRCPDGLSLYKGGPGSVKKGETCGRSSVNPFTSSSHEVVLVFRSDGSVQGNGFNITYTSSGCGNPAIPRLQWVLPGSRVVGGTVAEPGSWPWQVSLRANDDVTWHFCGGSIISEEWVVTAAHCVDGNYKPLVVVGEHSREDEGDDPERAVVATAMTIAHPDFYWWTMVNDVALLKLASPLTFSDRVSPLCLADTSMVTSPTTFCTVTGWGTMAEGGDCCPNELQQADVPIVADDHCQQTYQQLFRQSFGLVPRARPEKHICAGYTEGGVDSCQGDSGGPLTCQAPDGTYYQAGVVSYGEGCGQENIPGVYTQVSYVYEWIRQTIEEN